The genomic stretch gggcagggaaggaggggagtgcaagggaattgggattgacatgtaaaacaagcttgtttctaatttaaagaaaaaagaaaaaataccagtGAATGACTATTAGGCTGATCTCAGGGTTAATGTAATCAAACTCCAGTAGTACTCTAATTTGAAATCAGCTTCCAACAACCAAGAATATAGCTGCTTTCCCTAGGCACACTATTTCTAAACTGTGTCTATTTGGCATCTTACAGTTTTGCAAGTGTCTCTTCCCACAGCTGCTTCCCTGTGCTGTCTTTCACCCTAGAGCTGTTTACATATCATCTCCTAATCTTGTAGCTGTTCCTCCTTGAGGCTCCAGTGTAGCTCAATTTCCAAGGATAGGTTATCTCTCCAGTTAGCAAGCTGTCCCTTCTCTCCAAGTTATAGAACTTGATAGAATGAAATTTCTTTCCACTGCTGGCCATCCTGTAGAGGATTACTCTCTCACCTAAACCTCCATCTGCTTTTGAATTTTGTAAGGCTGTGGACTTCTCTTGAAGGTGAGAATGACTGCAAGATCCTTATCCTCAGGACTCCCAGGCTTATCTTTTGGCAGGTTCTTTGGTGTGAATCCAAGAATGTAGAGCGaagttctgtttggtttttttttctatgaatcaCTACTATTTTTCTACACAATTTTCAGGTATGCTGTCAGTGTCTTAGGGAATTTCTGagacttttcttttatcttctttctttccttctttcttttttctttctttttttctttagaatgtaTCTATTTTTTCATATTCTGACTCTTCTGCTTTACTGGATCACATGGAGGCAGCTTTTAGTCCATTAACAACCCCAACTCAATCATTTAACTATTacacattattttgtataatgTTAATACATTATTTTGAGATGTTAACATAAATAATACCTAGAGTAAATTTCCCTTATACTGGATCACCCATTATCTATGCTGATAGATAAAGTTTGATAGTATTTTTTAAAGGCCTTGTAACACACCAATGACTCATTTcaatgaacatttacaagtaaagatgCATGGACTAAAAGGTATACTGTGTGACCCACTGTGTCCCACTAAAGCTTCCacattgatattttttaattgttttgttgttgatgatgatgttttgatttttgtttttctttccttctctatattttctttttaattaatcattatttaaattaaaaacaatcttattttatatatcaatcctagttccctctcctatccttccatcttcccatcctcccatcttgccatcatctccccatcccacctccatccactcctcaagaagggtgaggcctcctatgtgggatcctcaaagtctgtcacatcatttggggcaggaatgAGGCCATCtctcctgtatctaggctgagagagtttctttccatagggaatgggctacaaaaaagccagttcatgcactagggataaatactggttccactgccagcggccccatagactgcccaagccccacaactgacacccatgttcagggggccctGTTAggtcttattcaggttccccatATGTCAGTCTAGAGACTGTaatctcccacttgctcagaatagctgtttctgtgggttttccaagcatgttcttgacccctttgctcattactcctccctctctatagctggattccaggagttcccaGATGTGTTTCCCTCGACATTTCATCCTTATGTATTTCTGTTTCAAGTCTTCATTCCTAAGctgaatacttttatttattgaacttggatttctttcttccctgtttaAGTTACAGACCATGTGGCCCTGACCCTATTAACAGATTTGTATCATATCACTTTCAATCATCGAGGAGAACTACATACCACCTGGCGTGCATTAAGTGCATTTGAGAGACAACAGACACTCATTAGAGTGTTCAAGGAAGTGGCTCACTCAGAATAGTACAAAAGACAGAGCTGGCTTTCCCTGGCAGGACCCAGAGGCATTGTACAGCAGCAGATGCTATCTAGAATATCTCTTGCCCACCCCTTGTGCCTGCATCCTCAGACCACACTGAATCTTGAAGCTGGATTTAAAATTCAAGGATACACTAAGCCTAGTCAGATAAGGTATTGTGCACCACAAGCATACTCCTTACCAAGATTCCACACCTCCTCTCCTCTGGACCCTACTTAAGGCTATGTTGAACTCTATAATCATACCTAAGTGGCAGCTATGATCAGTCTCTGGATAGGCTTTGCATTTTTTCCTAAGGACTTCAGGAATTTTTTCTCCTATGGAAATTTCTATGGCCTCTCAGGTCATGTCTGTTTATACACTGACTATCCTGTTTGTCAAGAAGCTTCTGTTGgtatattgaatttttaaatcacatttataGCAACCCCAATAATCTTAATGTTATTACATAAACCCAACCATCTATGGATGAAGATTAATTTTCTGATTATTTGAATGATAAAATGCTTCTGGGGACTGGGAATTTCAAGACTGGTAAATTTGACATTTAATAAGAGCTGCTGTTTACTTCCAAGGACACAGCTTTCAAATTTTCTGGTTATAAGGGCAAGATAACcctagaaaagaaatcaaaaaaatTATCCCCATTTATGCTTTGACTATTTGGACAGCATCTTTTTTGTCAACTGAGACATTTTGGAACAGcaagaaatgaaataagaaacCAAAGGCCTGCCTTGGGCAGGGAGATAGGGAACAAAGTGTGCTATAGACAGACTCTTCTACAACCCTGGCATGTACCAGGTGCCTGATATTTGTGCaattacaaagaatcagaaaCTTCATTTGCTCTCTCAAAAGTAGTTTGAGAAATGTGGCAGCAGAGTGAAAAATCATTGATCGTGGAACAGCTGGCATCCTGCCTAAATATATTGGAAGTTAGTTTGGATATCAATTTGAGTATAGACCCTTCCATCTTCTTccctgggttttgttgttgttattaactAGAGTATGTCAAAAATGCAACTCAAGGAGGAAAAGAACaccaaatcagaaaaaaatgctttACAACTAAAACGGATATATTCCCTTATAGATGGTATATTATTTGGGGGGTAAGAACACTGTTCTTAGCTGATAAAATGAGAATCTATCCTAGATTAAGTAAAAAGAtagctcttcctcttctctgtttaCTGTTAATTCTATGTATACTTTGTACAGTAACGTCACTGCCACGAGATCCTTGATCTTGCTTGAATTTGGACAGGTGGCAGTCAAGAACACCCACTTTAATGTGTTGTAAGAGAGAGGGCCCTGACTCACAGGTTAGGGGAAAGAGTGATGCACTGATAATTTGTAGACACACTCAAAAGGTGAATCTCTTTCTTCCTAGGAAATCAATCCCTGGACTTTTGAGCATAGAACACTTAGTTTTGATCTACCAAACCTGTGTCCTGTGATACCTTTCAAggcttaatataaaatatattccaaaatatttaatttccCAAATCCCCAAATTTCACTGGATCTGAATATTTGCACTTGACTTCTTCTAACCAAAACTGCTCCTCCtcatttgttccttctttccGCATCTTCTTTACATCTTAACACACGTCTCCCCCTGCTCATTATATGAAAGCTGTTCTCAGAATCTGCCATTCCTTCAGTAGGGAAGTGTCTTATTTTTCTGTGCACTTCACGCCAATatcatattattttctaaaaagaaaagattcactCATATTTGGTAAATGAGTCAGTGAGCAGtctttattaagatttatttatatgccCGATTTTCTTACATGAGCCTGGTAAATATATactgcattttaattttacagaatAAACTAAAAGTATTAAACCAATTCAAAAGTTAACTACATTACACCATTTTCCACtacatttttttgaaaaaaactaataataagtgtGTTACCAGTTTCAATCTTGGATTCTAAAGTTAATCAACTTTTGCTTACAAGGAATAACATTTGAAATTAACCCCAAACTAAACAGCTAAGCAAACCCCAAATTAGCATAGtgatttttcttacattttctaaCTTAAACTTTTGGCTGCTCTTTTCAAAATTATAGTGAACCCATGAAAAACAGGTCCCTCACACTGGGTAAGAGAAACTGATAATCAGCGCTCTACAAGCCATGAAGTTGGGCTTCCATTTGCAGAGTCATTCATGGCCCaggccctctcttcctcctctctcaaaGCCTCTTCATACCAGACTGAGAAATCAGTTGGATCACACCCATTCATCTTTGCCAAGAACTCCAAAACTTTCATCTTGGTAGTTTCAGCATAGGCTCTTGGACCCCACAGGAACTCAAAGCATGGAGGCTGGCTATCAGGCACCTGCCGATACTCCAGGTAATTTTGCTGCACTAGGTCTATGGTGAGGAACTCCCTGGGATCCCCACAAATGAAGTGCTCCTCTCCGTcatgcactcccaccagcttcAAGAATTCCCAGATTCTTTCTTCAGAAGCACAATTCCCTTCTATGAATATTACACCCAGAATAACTATCAGAAAAGCATTTCTAGGCAGTCTATCATTGTCACTCAGCATGTCCTCATAGGTGAGGTTCAGTGAGTTGACAAAGACATAAGCACTGCTTAGAAGTTCACTTTCCTTTATATCAATACCAAAGGTCATCTCCAAGCATTTAGAAGCTTCCATGAAGATGACAGGAAAATGGTTCTCATAATCTTTTGTGACAACCTCATAAATTTCTGACAATGTGATGGGTTCCTTCATTCTATACttgtaaatgaaaagaaacaccaAATCAGTAGCCTTTTCTTGTATCACAATATTCAGCAAGGCTTCAGGGTTTTCTGGAGACTGGATGGCACCCACACTCTCATCCTGGTAGCTGGTTCCTTCATCTAAATTCCCCCCTATGGCAGATGATGGGAAGAAGCTTTGAGCATTCTGAAAAATACTCAGCATCCCAGGGGAATAGCCCTCACTTCCGCCTAGGTTGCTCTgaagcagagaaaagaaggaagaagaggaggatgaggaggaaggggaaggaggggtgaAACTAGGTAAAGAGACATTAGATGAAAAAAAGATGGAAGCTATGTCTGattcttcctctcctgtctcaatttcttcctctcctgcatcattttcttcctctcctgtctcattctcttcctctcctgtcttattttcttcctctcctgcctcattttcttcctctcctgcctcattctcttcctctcctgcctcattttcttcctctcctgcctcattttcttcctctcctgtctcattttcttcctctcctgtctcattttcttcctctcctgtctcattttcttcctctgctgtctcaatttcttcctctcctgtctcatttttttcctcatcCACTTCATCGCAACCCTGTTCTTCTCcatctttttccccctttgattCATCATCTTCTTGCTTCTCATTGTTATCTTCCTCATTTTTCAGCTTATTGTTATCTTCTTCTTtaatctcctcttctccctctctctcctccttctcagcTGTGGGAACCAGAGGCAACTCGTCTGTTTCAGGTGGGTCCTGGAAGTTTACACCTTCCTCCTCCAAGCTGAGGCGTGGGTGCTTTCCGTAGCGAGACATTATTTTGTTTCctggagacagaagacagaaatggaaacaggaaTAAGGGTGACAAGATTCTATAGGCATGGGGAGGCAATAGgaggcatgaaaaaaaaaagcagcctcAAAAGAAAATAGCAGCTCATGAAAGCTCTAACAAAGGTCAACTTACAGGTCTTTTCTAGGTGATATGGTATAGCCTCAGAGTTCCACAGACTTTCTGTTTGGCTTTTCCTTTAACctacaaaagaaaatgataaaggtTCTTAGGGTTCAGCCAGATGGCAGGGTCTGACTTCAAGACGTACACTAGAATATGTGGGACCAATTGCTTGGGGTACCTGTGTTTTTCAGTATAATGTTTGCGCATCTTCAAGTACACACCTCACTTTTGGACTCTTAACACTTTCTGGATCTCTTTTGCTTTATGATTCTGAGAACATGTAACTGACCACAATTTTCTCACTATAGTTCCTGGAAGCTTTGTAACAGGTGGCATCCCTAGGTTAAGAGTGAATGTAGAGCGTTGGGCTCTCAGTGCTGTCCAGGCTCAACTCTGACAGCTGTAGGGTGAAAGGCCCCCATTTGTGCTTACCCTTACCCTAGAAAGGGATGGATTATACCCATCTGGTAGACTGAGGTCAAATTCGCAGGACAAGACTGAACATTACTAACACAATGAAGTGAAAATGATGGAACACCATTTAGAACCATATCAGGCTAACCTGAATGACAATGAAATGCCAGCCAAACTGCAGTGATCACCGTTCTCCTAATTTAGaggttcttttattctttttttctgtttatgaatctatctatcatctatctatttattcacttattttatagCCTGATTGCAGTTCCCCTATCCTCCAcccctcccattcccttccctttgctcctccactccactcctctgtttctgtttggaaaggggtaggcctcccatgggtatcaacaaatcatggcatatcaagttgccatAAGATCTTTCATTCTTTATCATGATAACTTTCAGAATTTTCCCTTTGATGCCACTGGTCTGCCCCTCAGGAAAAAGTACTCAATATGTGAGCATAGAGATAGGGTATGAACCACAAATAACCATGTACACAGCTCCTCCAAG from Cricetulus griseus strain 17A/GY chromosome X, alternate assembly CriGri-PICRH-1.0, whole genome shotgun sequence encodes the following:
- the LOC100774032 gene encoding melanoma-associated antigen 10 encodes the protein MSRYGKHPRLSLEEEGVNFQDPPETDELPLVPTAEKEEREGEEEIKEEDNNKLKNEEDNNEKQEDDESKGEKDGEEQENETGEEENDAGEEEIETGEEESDIASIFFSSNVSLPSFTPPSPSSSSSSSSFFSLLQSNLGGSEGYSPGMLSIFQNAQSFFPSSAIGGNLDEGTSYQDESVGAIQSPENPEALLNIVIQEKATDLVFLFIYKYRMKEPITLSEIYEVVTKDYENHFPVIFMEASKCLEMTFGIDIKESELLSSAYVFVNSLNLTYEDMLSDNDRLPRNAFLIVILGVIFIEGNCASEERIWEFLKLVGVHDGEEHFICGDPREFLTIDLVQQNYLEYRQVPDSQPPCFEFLWGPRAYAETTKMKVLEFLAKMNGCDPTDFSVWYEEALREEEERAWAMNDSANGSPTSWLVER